Proteins from a genomic interval of Piscinibacter sp. HJYY11:
- a CDS encoding Hsp20/alpha crystallin family protein → MNALTRFERLNDFFPDFFRGFPRPSRLADDLPNDIPIDVSETDKQYEVRAEVPGVRKDDIRVTVNRNFVSISAEVKREKEEKQGKRVLLTETCTGMVSRSFTLEHEVDEKDVSAKLDNGVLTLTLPKREGSSSRTIAIK, encoded by the coding sequence ATGAACGCACTGACACGCTTCGAACGACTGAACGACTTCTTCCCGGACTTCTTCCGCGGCTTCCCGCGCCCCTCGCGGCTGGCCGACGACCTGCCGAACGACATTCCCATCGACGTCAGCGAAACCGACAAGCAGTACGAAGTGCGCGCCGAGGTGCCGGGCGTTCGCAAGGACGACATCCGCGTCACCGTCAACCGCAACTTCGTCTCCATCAGCGCCGAGGTGAAGCGCGAGAAGGAAGAAAAACAAGGCAAGCGGGTGCTGCTGACCGAAACCTGCACCGGCATGGTCTCGCGCAGCTTCACGCTGGAGCACGAGGTCGACGAGAAGGACGTTTCTGCAAAGCTCGACAACGGCGTGCTCACGCTGACCCTGCCCAAGCGCGAAGGCTCCAGCAGCCGGACCATCGCCATCAAATGA
- a CDS encoding phenylacetate--CoA ligase family protein, producing the protein MAASLGGPHALAALQSRRLQALLRHAKAKSPLFRRLLDGIDPAEARLQDLPVTRKRELMARFDEWVTDPALHLDAVRRFMRDSDRIGTPGPGGYMVWQSSGSSGEAGVFVQDDAAMAVYDALESQRRPWSSRRFTDPWFVGERIAYVGATNGHFAGIASIRRLRRLNPVFAGRLHEVSFLQPMAQLVSQLNALEPTIVSTYPSSAVLLAQEHLAGRLRIRPSEIWTGGESMSPTMRRHVEQAFGCEVVDSYGASEFLALASPCRCGCLHLNSDWAILESVDRDAQPVPQGQLGATALLTNLANRLQPLIRYDLGDRIRVHAEGCDCGSPFPLIDVLGRHDDTLRLVTQGREVSVLPLALCTVLEEEGGLVHFQVVQRGPAELEIVVEDRAKVSRELAGRAARSLKRYLESVGARGVRFAWTEGPPVRHGPGGKVQRVVALRALA; encoded by the coding sequence ATGGCCGCGTCTCTCGGTGGGCCGCACGCGCTGGCGGCACTGCAATCGCGCCGGCTCCAGGCGCTGCTTCGTCATGCCAAGGCGAAATCTCCGCTGTTTCGCCGCCTGCTGGACGGCATCGACCCTGCCGAGGCCAGGCTGCAGGACCTGCCGGTCACCCGCAAACGCGAGCTGATGGCAAGGTTCGACGAGTGGGTCACCGACCCGGCCTTGCACCTCGATGCGGTGCGCCGCTTCATGCGCGACAGCGATCGCATCGGTACGCCAGGACCGGGTGGCTACATGGTCTGGCAGAGCTCCGGCAGTTCGGGCGAGGCGGGTGTCTTCGTCCAGGACGATGCCGCGATGGCGGTCTACGACGCGCTCGAATCGCAGCGCCGGCCCTGGAGTTCGCGTCGCTTCACCGACCCGTGGTTCGTCGGTGAGCGCATCGCGTATGTCGGTGCGACGAACGGGCACTTCGCCGGCATCGCGTCGATCCGGCGCCTGCGACGGCTGAACCCGGTGTTCGCCGGCAGGCTTCACGAAGTGTCGTTCCTGCAACCCATGGCGCAGCTCGTCTCGCAGCTGAATGCCTTGGAGCCGACCATCGTCTCCACCTACCCCAGCTCGGCGGTGCTGCTGGCGCAGGAGCACCTCGCGGGCCGCTTGCGGATCCGCCCAAGCGAGATCTGGACCGGCGGGGAATCGATGTCGCCGACCATGCGGCGCCATGTCGAGCAGGCTTTCGGCTGCGAGGTCGTCGACAGCTATGGGGCGTCGGAATTCCTGGCGCTCGCATCGCCGTGTCGTTGCGGCTGCCTGCACCTCAACAGCGACTGGGCGATTCTGGAATCAGTCGATCGAGACGCCCAGCCCGTGCCGCAAGGCCAGCTTGGCGCCACCGCGCTGCTCACCAACCTGGCCAATCGCCTGCAGCCGCTGATCCGCTACGACCTGGGCGACCGCATCCGCGTGCATGCCGAAGGCTGCGACTGCGGTTCACCGTTTCCCCTGATCGACGTGCTCGGGCGCCATGACGACACCTTGCGGCTCGTGACGCAGGGGCGCGAGGTCAGCGTGCTGCCGCTGGCGCTGTGCACCGTGCTCGAGGAGGAAGGCGGTCTGGTGCACTTCCAGGTCGTCCAACGGGGCCCGGCCGAGCTTGAGATCGTGGTCGAAGACAGGGCCAAGGTGTCGCGTGAGCTGGCAGGCCGGGCTGCACGCTCGCTCAAACGGTATCTAGAGAGCGTGGGCGCCCGCGGCGTACGGTTTGCTTGGACTGAGGGGCCGCCTGTCCGACATGGCCCGGGCGGCAAGGTGCAGCGCGTGGTGGC